The sequence below is a genomic window from Parcubacteria group bacterium.
AAAAGATGGACAACGGCAGCATATTATCTGGTATGGGAGAGCTTTTGACTCCAAAACAAAAAGATTGGGCCAGGGCAAAGCTTCGAACTGACACTATCTTTCTTTTAAAATTAAGATTAGAAAACGAAAAATCAATGAAATTCTAGTCGGAGAAGCGCTGGAATCAAAAAGATTTCAGGCGCAAGCCGACATTCTGGGAAGAAGGAAATATAAACACCATTCCCGGTTGGGATAATGCGAGGAAGCTGTTATCAAGAAGCCAATAAAATTAAAAATTAAGGACGTCCGACGTCCTTAATATTGGCCTACTTAAATTGTTTATTATTAACATGTAACATAATGGTAAAAAACATGCAGAAAAGTAAAAAAATAAAAATCAAATTATTCCAGCCGTATGTTTCTCCGCTGGCCAGAAAAATGGTCCAAAAAGTTTTATCGGGAATCTGGATAGCCGAGGGCCCGATGGTAAAAGAATTTGAAAAAGAATTTGCCAAAAAATTCAATCTGAAAAACGTTGCGGCAGTTAACTCCGGCACCAGCGCCTTAGAGCTGGCTTACGAACTCGCGGATATCAAATCGGGCGATGAGGTAATCACACCGGTTTTAACTTGCGTGATTACCAATGTTCCTTTGGTAAGGCGGGGAGCGAAAATAATTTTTGCCGATATAGATTACGATTTGAATATGAGTATTGAAGATGTCAAGAAAAAAATAACCCCAAGAACCAAGGCGATAGTTTTTATGCATTTCGGAGGAAATAACCGCGGGCTGAAAGAATTGATTAAAATATGCAAAGAACGGAAGATTTGCCTCATTGAAGACGCCGCCCAAGCGGTCGGTTCCGATTTTTGGGGGAAGGCTGATTTTACCGCCGTCTCGCTTCAAGCGATTAAAATGATAACTTCCGGGGACGGAGGATTTTTGATATGTAAAAATAAAAAAGATTGCGACAAGGCCAAGCGGCTGCGCTGGTTCGGATATGACAGGGACAAAAGAGCAAAACTGGGAGATATTGATTTAAAAGAAGCCGGATACAAATATCAAATGTGCGATGTCGCGGCTTCTATAGGTTTGGGCAATTTGTTGTCTATTGATCCTGTTCTAGCCCATGGAAAACGCCTACAAAAAATTTATAAAAAATACGGACTGAAACCCCATGCCTGGGTATCGGTGGGTTTCACTGATAATTATAAAAAATTAAAAGAACTTTACGGCCGGGAGGGGATAGAAATAGGAAAAAATCATTTTCGTAACGATAAATACACTTTGTTCAAAAAATTTAGAACCCCTTTACCAATAATGAACGAATTAGAGCATAGGTATTTTATTGTGCCAAGCCACTATGCGGTACCGGAAAAAATTGCCCATAAAATCGGCCGGATTTTTGTGAACAGTAAATTAAATTTAAAATGAAATGACTGATTTAAATAATGAAAATCCGCCATGGTATTCCTCGTATGAGAAAAATAATTACGGAGATTTGTTTTACGCGCTGATGCGCATTTATAAACCCAAGAAAGTTGTTGAATTGGGTACTAAAGCTGGATACAGCGCTTACCATATAGCAAGGGGGCTTAAGGATAATAGAAGAGGCACTCTGGACTGTTATGACTTGTGGGAGAGGTATGAATTTAAATCGGTACCTAAATCGGTTGCCGAGAAAAATTTAAAAAAATTTAAAGATATCATAAAACTTAAACAGCGCGACGCGATTGGAGTAAATAAGTTATATAAAAAAATTGATATTTTACATGTTGATGTCAGTAATGAGGGCGGAATTTTAGAAAAAATAATACCGAACTAGATAGATAAGACACGCCAGCTTATAATTATTGAAGGCGGCTCACTAGAACGCGACAAGGTTGAGTGGATGATAAAATATAAAAAGATACCGATAAGAAAATGGCTTAAAAATTTCGCTGACAAGAATGGAGATATTGAATATTTGATGATAGAACCGTTTCCTTCCATAACTATTATCTGCAAATTAAAAATTAAGGACGTCTGACGTCCTTAGATTATGAATAAAATTATTACAAATCAAGAAAAGAACGCCCCGATTTCTAACGGGGTGAAATTAAATTTAGGTTGCGGTAAAGAGCATAAAGAGG
It includes:
- a CDS encoding aminotransferase class V-fold PLP-dependent enzyme, with amino-acid sequence MQKSKKIKIKLFQPYVSPLARKMVQKVLSGIWIAEGPMVKEFEKEFAKKFNLKNVAAVNSGTSALELAYELADIKSGDEVITPVLTCVITNVPLVRRGAKIIFADIDYDLNMSIEDVKKKITPRTKAIVFMHFGGNNRGLKELIKICKERKICLIEDAAQAVGSDFWGKADFTAVSLQAIKMITSGDGGFLICKNKKDCDKAKRLRWFGYDRDKRAKLGDIDLKEAGYKYQMCDVAASIGLGNLLSIDPVLAHGKRLQKIYKKYGLKPHAWVSVGFTDNYKKLKELYGREGIEIGKNHFRNDKYTLFKKFRTPLPIMNELEHRYFIVPSHYAVPEKIAHKIGRIFVNSKLNLK
- a CDS encoding class I SAM-dependent methyltransferase — protein: MTDLNNENPPWYSSYEKNNYGDLFYALMRIYKPKKVVELGTKAGYSAYHIARGLKDNRRGTLDCYDLWERYEFKSVPKSVAEKNLKKFKDIIKLKQRDAIGVNKLYKKIDILHVDVSNEGGILEKIIPN